One genomic region from Podarcis raffonei isolate rPodRaf1 chromosome 16, rPodRaf1.pri, whole genome shotgun sequence encodes:
- the LOC128403843 gene encoding neuronal acetylcholine receptor subunit alpha-7-like, producing the protein MEPSARICTLSIFLLFQGSQGGVYQRQLLKALMENYTPLERPVGDDSQPITVHFTLSLMQIMDVDEKNQVLTTNVWLQMYWYDHYLQWNESEYPGVKTLRFAANQVWKPDILLYNSANEEFDSTFHTNVLVNSSGYCQWLPPGILKSTCRIDVRWFPFDTQKCDLKFGSWTYDGWLLDLRMLETDTSGYVANGEWDLMGVPGSQNKVFYECCREPYLDVTFAVTMRRRTLYYALNMLVPCLLLSAMTFLVFLLPADSGEKISLGITVLLSLTVFMLLVAEVMPATSDSIPLIGQYFASTMGMVSLSVVATVFVLQYHHHDPDGGCMPRWVQVVVLQWGAWLLRMRQPGEDPVGRPHCAPSLLSCSSDSSDGSGTLTRQARLPVALANGNLAYPAALLPAKPPDVPRPFLPSPELPSSSPEELIATPELGRILEELHYVAQCFRGRDAAQAACSQWKFVAAVLDRLCLVTFALVHIVCSIGILMAAPNFPEAITKDFL; encoded by the exons GCTCTCAAGGAGGCGTCTACCAGCGGCAGCTGCTGAAAGCCTTGATGGAGAATTATACCCCCCTTGAAAGGCCGGTGGGGGATGACTCACAGCCCATAACCGTCCACTTCACCCTGAGCCTCATGCAGATCATGGATGTG gatgagAAAAACCAAGTTTTGACCACCAACGTCTGGCTCCAGATG TACTGGTACGACCATTACTTGCAATGGAATGAATCGGAATACCCCGGTGTGAAGACCCTGCGGTTCGCCGCTAACCAAGTCTGGAAGCCCGACATCCTTTTGTACAACAG TGCCAATGAAGAGTTTGACTCCACGTTCCACACCAACGTCTTAGTCAACTCCAGCGGCTACTGCCAGTGGCTCCCCCCAG GCATCTTGAAAAGCACCTGTCGAATCGACGTCCGCTGGTTCCCCTTCGACACCCAGAAGTGTGACCTGAAGTTTGGCTCCTGGACGTACGACGGTTGGCTGCTTGACCTGCGCATGCTGGAGACTGACACCTCTGGCTATGTGGCCAATGGCGAGTGGGACCTCATGG GTGTGCCTGGCAGTCAGAACAAAGTGTTCTACGAATGCTGCCGGGAGCCCTACCTGGACGTCACCTTTGCGGTCACCATGCGGCGCCGAACACTTTATTACGCCCTCAACATGCTGGTTCCTTGCCTGCTCCTCTCGGCCATGACCTTCCTGGTCTTTCTTCTGCCAGCCGATTCCGGAGAGAAGATTTCCCTGG GCATCACTGTTCTCCTCTCGCTCACTGTCTTCATGCTGCTTGTGGCAGAGGTTATGCCGGCCACCTCTGACTCCATTCCGCTCATAG GACAATACTTTGCCAGTACGATGGGCATGGTGAGCCTCTCTGTGGTCGCGACAGTCTTTGTGCTCCAGTACCACCATCACGACCCGGACGGCGGCTGCATGCCGAGATGG GTCCAGGTGGTGGTGCTGCAGTGGGGAGCctggcttctgcgcatgcgccaacCCGGCGAGGACCCGGTGGGGCGCCCGCACTGTGCCCCCAGCCTGCTGAGTTGCAGCTCAGACAGCAGCGACGGCAGCGGCACGCTGACCCGGCAGGCCCGTCTCCCCGTGGCGCTGGCCAACGGCAACCTCGCCTACCCCGCAGCGCTGCTCCCGGCCAAGCCCCCCGACGTGCCGCGCCCGTTCCTCCCATCACCGGAGCTGCCGTCCTCCAGCCCCGAGGAACTGATTGCCACCCCTGAGCTGGGCCGCATCCTGGAGGAACTGCACTATGTGGCTCAGTGTTTCCGGGGCCGCGACGCCGCCCAGGCCGCCTGCAGCCAGTGGAAGTTTGTGGCAGCCGTACTGGACCGGCTGTGCTTGGTCACCTTCGCTCTGGTCCACATCGTCTGCTCCATCGGCATTCTCATGGCCGCGCCCAACTTCCCCGAGGCCATCACAAAGGACTTCCTGTGA